One segment of Gadus chalcogrammus isolate NIFS_2021 chromosome 8, NIFS_Gcha_1.0, whole genome shotgun sequence DNA contains the following:
- the tmem53 gene encoding transmembrane protein 53, which translates to MADDEIDYNIVFPDAVTSERHWQGTKEPVVILLGWAGCKDKHLSKYSSIYNEQGCVTIRYTAQLKSVFISESFGFKELSGTALKLLEVLYDYEVENSPVFFHIFSNGGFMLYRYVVELLHSDKQFSSLRVIGAVVDSAPGSANVRGALRALTATLGPRVNPVLWCVLTALFAVTVFLLRVVLYPITKYVHRNHYDAMADHPPPWPQLYLYSGADRVIRHKDVEDMVGTLRRHGVPVESVDFALSAHVSHFRDFPVQYTQRCRDFLVACMASGEESQGRSRRLVQAQ; encoded by the exons ATGGCAGACGATGAGATCGACTACAATATTGTGTTTCCAGATGCAGTGACATCGG AAAGACACTGGCAGGGGACAAAGGAGCCGGTTGTCATCCTCTTGGGCTGGGCTGGTTGCAAAGACAAACACCTCTCCAAATACAGCTCCATCTACAATGAGCAG GGCTGCGTGACCATCCGCTACACGGCCCAGCTGAAGTCCGTCTTCATCTCGGAGTCGTTCGGCTTCAAGGAGCTGAGTGGCACGGCCCTGAAGCTTCTGGAGGTGCTGTACGACTACGAGGTGGAGAACAGCCCCGTCTTCTTCCACATCTTCAGCAACGGCGGCTTCATGCTCTACCGCTACGTGGTGGAGCTGCTGCACAGCGACAAGCAGTTCAGCTCGCTGCGCGTCATCGGCGCCGTGGTGGACAGCGCCCCCGGCAGCGCCAACGTGCGGGGCGCCCTGCGGGCCCTCACCGCCACCCTGGGGCCCAGGGTCAACCCGGTGCTGTGGTGCGTCCTGACGGCGCTGTTTGCCGTGACGGTGTTCCTGCTGCGCGTGGTGCTCTACCCCATCACCAAGTACGTCCACCGGAACCATTATGACGCCATGGCGGACCACCCGCCGCCCTGGCCCCAGCTCTACCTGTACTCCGGAGCCGACCGGGTCATCCGGCACAAGGACGTGGAGGACATGGTGGGGACCCTCCGGCGCCACGGGGTCCCGGTGGAGAGCGTCGACTTTGCGTTGAGCGCCCACGTCAGCCACTTCCGGGACTTCCCGGTGCAGTACACGCAGCGGTGCCGCGACTTCCTGGTGGCCTGCATGGCGAGCGGGGAGGAGTCCCAGGGGAGGAGCAGACGGCTGGTTCAGGCACAGTGA